From a region of the Calonectris borealis chromosome 2, bCalBor7.hap1.2, whole genome shotgun sequence genome:
- the SSR1 gene encoding translocon-associated protein subunit alpha isoform X1 produces MRRLSQLLLLALLVFPAALLLGGARGGPGSGLLVAAQDATEDEEAVEDTVVEDEDDEAEVEEDEPTDLTEEKEEEDLSGEPKASPSADTTILFVKGEDFPANNIVKFLVGFTNKGTEDFIVESLDASFRYPQDYQFYIQNFTALPLNTVVPPQRQATFEYSFIPAEPMGGRPFGLVINLNYRDVNGNVFQDAVFNQTVTIIEKEDGLDGETIFMYMFLAGLGLLVIVGLHQLLESRKRKRPVQKVEMGTSNQNDVDMSWIPQETLNQINKASPRRLPYKRAQKRSVGSDE; encoded by the exons GTTCAGGTTTATTAGTTGCAGCTCAAGATGCTACAGAAGATGAGGAAGCTGTGGAAGATACAGTAGttgaagatgaagatgatgaagctGAAGTTGAAGAAGATGAGCCAACAGACTTG acagaagaaaaagaggaagaagactTGTCAGGAGAACCTAAAGCCTCACCTAGTGCTGATACAACCATCTTATTTGTGAAAGGTGAAG actTTCCAGCGAACAACATTGTAAAATTTCTGGTGGGCTTCACGAATAAGGGTACAGAAGATTTCATTGTCGAGTCTCTCGATGCTTCTTTCCGGTATCCTCAAGACTACCAGTTTTATATCCAGAACTTCACAGCTCTCCCTCTGAATACAGTAGTTCCACCACAGAGACAAGCCACGTTTGAGTACTCTTTCATCCCTGCTGAGCCTATGGGTGGTCGTCCTTTCGGACTAGTTATCAATCTCAACTACAGAGATGTAAAT GGCAATGTGTTTCAAGATGCTGTCTTCAATCAAACTGTTACAATTATTGAAAAAGAAGATGGGCTGGATGGAGAAAC gatCTTCATGTACATGTTCCTTGCTGGACTTGGTCTACTTGTCATTGTTGGCCTACATCAGTTACTAGAATCTAGGAAG AGAAAACGACCAGTACAGAAAGTAGAGATGGGAACATCAAATCAGAATGATGTTGATATGAGCTGGATTCCCCAAGAAACTTTAAATCAAATAA ataAAGCTTCACCGAGGAGGTTGCCCTACAAGAGGGCACAGAAGAGATCAGTGGGCTCTGATGAGTAA